The Eleginops maclovinus isolate JMC-PN-2008 ecotype Puerto Natales chromosome 18, JC_Emac_rtc_rv5, whole genome shotgun sequence genome segment GTCCTTCTTATGAACTCTAGAGAAATGTATATTACTAAACAAAGAAATCTATATACAAATTGAATCTGGTTACTCAAAGTACGAGTTTTGCTAAAGGTAATGTTTTACTTACAACTAAAAaccaacaaatacaaacatgtttaaatgaccTCTGAattattctttattgttttgtcaTCACTCTTTTACAGTTTATCATATTCAACAGAAGTTCCCTTTCCATCTCACTGTTTTATTCACTTTCactctgtgcgtgtgtgtcgaCTGTTGAATTGCAGCGGCAGCTCAAACACCCATTCATCCACAATCTACAGGACTGCTGGCAGACACAGCACCATCTCTTCATTAGTGAGTTATTAACTATAAGCGATGGCACAGTTCAACCCCTCTTCCCTTTAACTATCCTACTATTTGTGTTGCTGAATACCCCCCCGCCTCATCCCCTTCTTTGTCCCATAGTAACATAAATCAGTAGAAACCCCAGTGCTGGATATTGAAGAGGTACAGTGCCATCTAATGAGAAAGCTGGGTAGAGCTCAGATGTTGCATTGCCTGCATGACTTTCAAGTTTTTAGCCATGATTATATATTTGTGCATTCAATGCGGTATTAAAGGATGAAACTCAACTATCAGGAGACTAACAAGACAgaagcatgtgtgtttctgacttcatcttcctccttttcccccaGTTAAACTGTGCGATGAGCAAGTCtttaaattttattttttgtgggtTATAAGGATGCTGGTCACTgctttcaaagtgtgtgtgtgtgtgtgtgtgtgtgtgtgtgtgtgtgtgtgtgtgtgtgtgtgtgtgtgtgtgtgtgtgtgtgtgtgtgtgtgtgtgtgtgtgtgtgtgtgtgtgtgtgtgtgtgtgtgtgttttatcctCTCCAGTGTGTGATTACTGCAGCACTGGAGACTTGTACACTTGCTGGTTACTGAAGGGCCAGTTTAGGGAGGATGAGGTTCGACTCTTTGCTGCAGAACTGGGCAGTGCGCTGGGTTAGTGTTCATCAGACTTTCACCATGAAAATTTCATCATGTTAACCTTTGACATTGAAACAAACATCCAGTGATAgtccaaatgtatattttaaactctTTGCGCTTCCTTGTTATCTTGTGTTTATGCCTAGTATCTCACCTTCTGTTATTTCTAGGATTTCTTCATGACGTAGGGATCATACATAGAGACGTAAAGGTATGATGTTTTATATGAAGGTTATTTTTACATGTATTATGCGAAtcatgacttttttaaaatattaatattgtattgtttttgattaAGATGGAGAACATTCTTTTAAGTGATCAAGGTAATGCATCTCAATTTTTTTGCCTCCGACATGTAAAGAAATGTagtgtgttcattcatttagAATACATTTTGTCACGGCTGCAAATGTGATTTGTCACTACTGACAAAAATGCTCACCATAAGCTTACCAATAATATAAGTATAAAACTCAAGACTCTTCTTTCTACAGGATAATCTATAAACATCAGTTTCAGCATGTGTTTTCAATGATCCAGGTCACCTACGTCTGTCTGATTTTGGCCTTGGACAGCGCctaaaaagaggaggaaaagcatTCACGATATGTGGGACGATCCAATACATGGGTGAGATTTTAATTTCCTCTTCTCACCTGGAGGTAAATGTCAGTTTACTATGCTACATGTCATATCAGTATTAGAGCCACATTCTAGCAGCACCTACGCTTCTCTCCCTTTGGATTTAGTTGACCCAGTTATGAATGTGATGCACCTGCGCTTTAGTTTATTTTgcatatctttaacaatactccCTTTTATTGTCAAAGTGATGCTCATTTGTCATCGTACGGTTTGTTTCCCTgattgttttcctgttttgtctGAACAGCTCCTGAAGTATTAAGTGGGGGTCCGTACAATCACGCTGCTGACTGGTGGTCTTTTGGGGTTATGCTGTTCTCACTGGTGACAGGAGAGGTGAGCTCACAACAACTCCATGTTTATTAGTTCACATATGGTTTTGTGTCAATTGtctgagcctttttttttttccttttgcagtTTCCAGTACCTGCAGAGCCAGACCACAGCACCATGTTAAAAAAGGTCAAGGATTTTCCTTATATCCTACCTGAGACCTTCAGCTCTGCTCTGATCTCACTGCTCACTGAGGTTTGTAAATGTGACTTCCATCTCTTTAATGTATACCTTTTAGATTCTATAATAAGTTTTTGCATCTATtaatattcttatttatttcatcagCTTTTGTGCAAGATTCCAGTGAACCGGCTTCGTAACCTGGAGTGTTTAAAGATGCAAGCTTTCTTTCGGGGCACTTCATTTGACTCACTCATCCTTCAGAAGACGCCTGTTAAAGTCATCCTGGAGCTAAGGACTCATCCTGATTGGCCAGCTAAAGCCATGAGAGGCCTTTCATTAGACACCTTTGCTGACTTTGACATCGAAAAAATCCTTCATTCTCCTACAACTTTGACTGAACTTTCTCCTACATTGGCAAACATGGACCTGAGCCCGGCGACAGAACAGACTACTGGACAATGTTAACAAAGACGTTTACTGGAAATAAACTGCCACATTTGTATTGCTGCCAGTATATAATGAACTTGTGGGAACGTTTTTAAATGATCTACAGTGTTTAAGATGTATcctaacattttgaaatcaatgtTTTGTTAGCAAACATGTTGGGCTCCTTGCTACTTCCTAATGCATTACTGATTTCTGTGCATCACATTACCTTCactatttatttgaatactAACGTATCACCATGGGTATATGTGTTCCATTACACAATCAAGTAATAACAGGTTTCAGTGCATATTCAGTAAATTCTAGTATGTGAATTGTTTTAGCAACCGAGCTATGAAAAAAGGTGTAAAATagtgttttaataaaacaatgtactGCAAATGTAGCCTATATCTCCAGCAATGAACTATAATGTCAATCAATGCTCTATTGTAATGAGGTTGCAGGATCAGTGACACCTTGGGTCGAACTATTTAAAGCAGTTCTCAAAATCCCATTGAGGACAAACTTAATAGGACAGAAAATGGAGGACCAGATAAAGTatcatcattaaatatttttaattaggtaacagagaaaaaaaaagagggccCGGAGGAGGAAGTCACGTATAATTGCTGTTCTTATTGAAGTCATCTATctattttaaactgttttaactTTATCTTCCTGAAAGGGGGGCCCCGGGTTCTCCTCTCACTGCCTCCTGACACTAAATACCTCTCAGGCCCTTGTCTTAGACAGGTCCCTGTGTTGTTGCAGTCCAGTGACCCATATCTAGTTTCAGAGGCACAGTGACCCACagtagaggagagaggagtcCCCTGAAATGCTGCTGACTATCCCAATGAATATAACAGGAGCAGACAACAAAAAATCATGCTATTTCCTGATGCATAGCTCATACCGTAATGATGCAGATgacatatttcaaaaataaattcaaattagAAACACAGTGATGATACTTTAAAGCTCACATAAATGTAATTCCACCTTCAAAATGGAAATGATTTAGCTGACCTATTTCAGTCTATTTAGGACATTTCACCATGTTAATTTACATTGACTGGAACCtggaaaatgatttatttaacaacaaacacagcCGAGTGCCTGAATTACTCTGAGACTGAAACCCCCCTGTGAATTCAGGGATGAAGTCCAAATTATCTTGGGATTTGAAATATTCCTCTGGGCACAATTTtactaattaaaataaaaatagaacacCTAAGGATATGGTTACATAGCTAAATTAGGTTGCTTTAGGGATAGAGGATGCTGCTGATAGAATACATTATTTCCCAATACGACATTTCCATAGTTGAAACTAATCAGCATGTATGCAAACTTATATGTGAACCTAATTGTGGATATAGACATCCAATTTTCACCAACCCTGCACGTTTGAAGCACAAGATTGATCTCAGCATACTGTCAAACAAGCATAATGTCCTTTTTCAAATGGAATAATGATTCATCAAAAATCTGCAAATTTATGTAGGGCAGAGTTGGGTGTACAAGCGCCGCCCAGGGGTGTTGGCTTATGAGGTTTGACATACTTGAGCTGGGTACAAAATTAAGCTGACTGAGAGTCTCCGTTCAGTGTTCATCACACCAGAAGAAAGGACATATTGATTTCTGTCAGGTATGAACTTTAACAGCTCATCTCTTATTAAATGTAGGGTTGTATCACTGAATTCAATGGGTGATCTAAATGTACCTGCAACAAGTATGATCTGTTAACTTGCAGCTTTAAGAAAGTTGGTGTAACTTCAATATGTACTTGAGAAAGAATTTAAAGTCgatgttatattatataaacagaAAGCGTATCTGAACTAACATTATGTTAAAGCTTACAAGTCCGTGCTTAATAAGTTTGaggttttcttttgattttaaCTTTAAGATTGAACTTTTTAACTTTGGTTTCTCAGTTTCCACTTCTTTCGCCTGTATGCTACTACAACACAGGAATTTAACCTCAATGGATCAGCAAAGAACAACAAGATGTTTTCTTAGTTCTTTTTGTGGTATTTAGTGAATGATGAGTGGTTTAATTTGTATGTTGGCCAATTATCGGATGATAAAGTTATAACTCGAGTATTTATGTTATCAACACAGATAACACAGatttttactgtacattttgtgAACAGCATCTATAGAAGCTGATTCTTTAGTGGGTTGCTCAGCACTCATTAGAACCAACATGAGAAAATACCAATAGGGGCCAATATGTTGAGGGACACAGAAGAATTGTGGCaactaaaaacatatttcttaacAAGCAGCAATGATGGGTTATATCTGTCTAATTGTTATTGTTCATGTGTGATAAAACAATCTCAAGGTTACCCTTACCAAAGGCTGCAGGACAATCAGTGACTCAGGATGACCCATCAGTCCCCAACGCTCTCCGAGGCGCAGAAGAGGGAGCTACATGAGACTGCTCTGCGCATAGTTACTCCAGGGAAGGGAATTCTGGCTGCAGATGAGTCTGTAGGTCTGTAGCACTTTGGTTTTGTTCCTAAAACTGAAGTTAACATGTTTGCCATTAATGTATAACAACAGTTCTGTCACTAATAAAAGCCACCAGGTCCCAAATATTCATAGTGTAGATATTAACATCTCGTGTGCACATCATACATTGATTTCAGGCAGCATTGCTAAGCGGCTGGCTCAGGTGGGAGTGGAGAACACGGAGGAGAACCGCAGACAGTACCGGCAGATTCTCTTCAGCGCTGACGATCGTGTCAGCGGCTGCATTGGAGGAATCATCTTCTTCCATGAGACCCTGTACCAGCACTCTGATGCAGGCATACCCTTTGTGAAAATGATCAAGGACAGGGGCATCCTGGTTGGCATCAAGGTAAGGTTTACtatcaaatattaaatgttgAGCATCAAATCCTACCCTCCCTTGTGGTGTTAAGATTGCATCTGTAATTAAGGTTGTACATTTGTGGCAATAAATTCTGCACTGATAGTAAGGGTTGTGTCAGACAGTAAACTTTAGGAAACATCTCGCAAGTCAATTTTTACCATCTACAAACAA includes the following:
- the rskra gene encoding ribosomal protein S6 kinase-related protein, with amino-acid sequence MGNDISKISKPKGPPAERRFSLGILSNRRVSITQRLGHSAVFSRPVLPDGRPPDPNLLQPPEDTETPPALISVFLPEFPQRRLPGPEQFKILGFIAKGSYGPILKVKDFFKEKTYAVKVLPKSDILKHGVLEQSKEEVIIQRQLKHPFIHNLQDCWQTQHHLFIMCDYCSTGDLYTCWLLKGQFREDEVRLFAAELGSALGFLHDVGIIHRDVKMENILLSDQGHLRLSDFGLGQRLKRGGKAFTICGTIQYMAPEVLSGGPYNHAADWWSFGVMLFSLVTGEFPVPAEPDHSTMLKKVKDFPYILPETFSSALISLLTELLCKIPVNRLRNLECLKMQAFFRGTSFDSLILQKTPVKVILELRTHPDWPAKAMRGLSLDTFADFDIEKILHSPTTLTELSPTLANMDLSPATEQTTGQC